Within the Oncorhynchus kisutch isolate 150728-3 linkage group LG13, Okis_V2, whole genome shotgun sequence genome, the region TGAAATCACTAGACATACGGGACATGGTTTTATTTGAGTATGAATGCGTCATAGGGTTACGAACATCTGTTGAAAATGTCTGCTGAAAACAGTTAAATACTTTACTGACACATTTATGAGCAAAAGACTAGGATAGTAAACATATACATGCACAGTCATTTAGTTAGCAGCCAAGACCATATTATAGCACATCAATTATGCATAGGAGTTGTCATATCAagggtgcacattttgttttttgccctaacactacacagccaaatcaaattatcaaagcttgatgattagttgattatttgaatcagctgggtAGTGCTAGTGCAAAAAAACTAACGTGAACCCCTTgggggtcccgaggaccgagtttgggaaaccctgcaatAGTGTTTTATAATCATCCTTGTTGATGGATTCTTCAGTCTGTTCCGTGTGGTTctgacagtacagtactaccacaATAGGGGCATAGGCAGGCTTGTTGACTGGGTTGTCGCATTTGTCGGAGAGTTTAGTGGTTCCTTTCACACAGCTGCAGGTAATATACTGAATGAAATATACATAACAAAAGACCAAAGTAAAAATCGAGAGAGGACTCCCGAAACTGCCACATATAGTTGCTGTCTGATGAAAaccttaacattttttttttaacattttttttttgtacatttattgAAAGCATTAACTCCCCTCAATGTACTCTGAACATTTCATGACAAAACAATGTATTCAAAATAGCTTATGAAGTTTTATCTTCAAACACACTTTTCAGGGAATAGAAAAAAATGACCCTATTTACCCAATAACGAACATACAATTATGAGAGGTTTCCATCAGACAGCCATGATATGGACTTTCCTGGATTCAGAAAAAAGGTAGAGAAATGTTATGGaacaccgtttgggtctttgtgtgtcaaaaaagatactcgtcaaataacactatttgacacgttaaataagcttttaaatttgacatgtcaaataacacagttTAATTGTAGAATGTTGTGTTGGACCGCAAGTTCTGGGGTAGCtggctagctttagcttggtaacgtaaactcactcacttttgtacatcgccctggtccgtacaattgaccttattttagcgccccaaaaaatgtaatacttccagtaaaactgtaatgtcaatatcattataaagcacaatttctcccctttccatcagaatcaattacatgacccccatgctgcccgtttctgcataattcaagaagACAATGAGCCAaatcgggtctttttaaaaatggcgggtggggaagccgaactaatgcgtgatagtgagaaggagagatgttgtgtgggaaaattgcttttttttcactcgatctgtccaacttatcaccttatcgcctctaaaatgtaaataaaacactataaagactttatataatgtgtcattacatacctatttgaaggtttgtgtcgagtttttagggcggtgctaaagtgatcttagaagtaaacagcggctttgagaatgatgatcgcatgcaatgatgacgcaaaaaatgacaaggtatccccccttacccccgtcactgtccatttcttgtttttaaacgatgATAGAAGTgatacacctggtggagagagattgtaagacagaaatagttgctttatgtgtgctgtacgttacgacatgacacgtcacgatgtaacggagggtctgTTTTTTTCAACtcttctccaatactatagagccattaccatgtcgatcaacgcttgaatagaaacctagttcacaccccagattttgaagtcaacacagtcgctacagtcccattcgttttctttgtagcctcgtttgaatgttgctgttgcgcacatttgtacggaatggggtgagtttacgttacctAGCtaacaccaatacaaccagcctgaaaacaatgaccagtagaaactgcagtcatttttatTATTCTTAGCAATAATTTAGGGATTCTTGTGAGTAattattagctaggtagccacttgttgttcaccTATTACAactgaacttcagttcatgaaaataaatagctagccagctactaaaCCCTGTTGCCAAAAGCTAACGTtgtaagcagccagctagcttcattaGGCTCGACctgaccgggttatgtgttgtgaagctagcctcaataaggattaggcacaattgTGGAATTTGCGATTTGCCTTAAAAATAAAAGTACCtatttgaaagtgatgcagaaggttgcaattggtggaatcatgccatatttagactagatcatgttaaacaaggttggaatgtgaagaTTTTAAAttgggtatcagtctactcggtgacacccataaaacacaactgtgaagagtttacgcAAGTATTAGTGTTGTAGCTCTTATCGCAGgagtgtgactgtgtgaaatcacctccctattcagcctattgtgtgtattgacattcatattgcactgtacagctttacctaaggattggggatcaatgaaatgggttatcagtctactcaatacaTTTTTCCCCAACGTCCTCCTCAGAGTTACTAGGCTCAAACATCCACACAGTATTATTTTTCctctggaatagtgttcaatacacataggttgacaataaatgtgtCTCAATTCACAGTTTCAGAGTCCCACAATAAGAGCTACGATGCTAttgttctctgtgtgtcactgagtagactgataccccatgtcatttATCCACAATCcttaggtaaggctgtacagtgaaataagtatgccccaATGAAATTCTAAAGTctaatacatccagtgtgatttcaacacatttttgtcaaattaacaaatgattgtattttgttgattttatatacCATTCCAAACTCGTTTAtcatgatctattcaattatggcataattctacaaTTTCTATTAATTTGCAACACTGTCATTGGCATACTTTTATTtggaaggctaaccgcaaagtccactattgtggctaatccttattgtggctagcttcacatagatgggtccgaccaccattaatcaaataagaactgtcttgtaaattagggttattttagacgATGaaacctagctatatagttagctagctaactatagctactgaaacagattatgtcgttttgctatgtttttgtggAAGACATTGTtcgcatccatgagctagctagctttttttatgaccagcactgtactagtatcatagcatacgtatcgatgaatcgttgtgacatatgaaatacgagtgagtgtaatcaatgtgtaataactacgtaaactACGTTATGAAcacgttaaattattatgtgacgtgcagtcatattcaggtcctgattggtcaacaagcttatttgacaagacaaatagtgttatttgacacgacaaatagtgttatttgacatgacaaagtgttatttgacgtgtatcttttttgacacgcaaagacccaaacggcgttccataaaATGTTGCTagaaaacaaagaaaacaaacaTAAAATCTCATCAGACCATGTATCCCTCGCATCTATAAATTCTATACCACCATTCTCTGTTCCATAATTAAGAGGAGCATCCATTTTCCTCAGAACATTGACTAATCATTTTGTGGTCTAACACAAACATGGTCGTCATTCTAGAACTAGCCGTCACTCTGGAACCAGACCCTGGTCATTCTGGAACCAGGGATGTAGTCATtacgccgattctgttgcaaaacatttcttaaacagaagcaaatggaaTGAAACGGGGAAGGACCTACCTGAATTGTCCAATAGAAACACTAGTTTTAGTTGCAAAATATTATGctttgcaactgtttggactaatgattacaccccagtcCATCATTCTGGAACTAGCCTATCACTCTGGAACCACCCAATCACTTTGGAACCAGACCATCACTCTTGAACCAGACCATCACTCTTGAACCAGACCATCACTCTTGAACCAGACCATCACTCTTGAACCAGACCATCACTCTTGAACCAGACCATCACTCTTGAACCAGCCCATAACTGTGGAACTAACATACCATTTTTTAACTAGACCATACTTATGGCTTTTTCCACAGTACCTGGGATCTTCTTTCATAATGAGTGATCACAGTGCCATTTTATACCAGTCTAAAACATAATGTTCTTTCACGACGAGTCAGCCCTGAGCAAAAACCTTTCTTTCAGTTCACTTGTTGTAATTACAAACATTGACTGTGGACAGTTGTCTCATTTTTGTAATCCCACTCCAGTATGGGTAAAGTGACTCTCACTGTCCTGCCACACTCACACCCCATTAGCAAAGGGCATGTTGGCTTCCTGATTGATACTCTCCTTGATCTCTAGGGGGAGTGAGTCAAACAGGTGGTCCTCCACCACCAGACAGTTCCTGCGGAGGAGGTGACACTGGCCTAGCTGGGGCGGCAGGCGGTCCAGACAGTTTCCCTTCAGCTCCAGGTTTGTTAGCTGCACCAGATTGCTGATCTTCTCTGGAAGGACGGCGATACAATTGTGTCCCAGACTTAGTGTCCTCAGTTTGGTGCACTTAAACAGCTGCTTGGGTACTACCTCCACCTTGTTGCCTGTAATGGCAAAGTGCTGGAGGTTCTGCATAAAACCAATCTCCAGCGGAATCACCGCTATGGAGTTGTGGCTAATGTCCAGATACCTCAGCTTGAGCAGGTTAAACAAGGGTACGGGCAGAGATTCAAGTTTATTGTGAGAAAGGTAGAGGGACTCAAGGTTTTTGACATGGCTTATTGACAATGGAATGGTAATGATTTTATTGTGCCACAGTTTGAGGCAGATCAGCCTCTTGAGGTGCTGGAAGCTGATGACCTCCTCAATGGTACGAATGTTGTTGGATTTCAGGTCCAGCTCCTGCAGGTTGGTCAAACTGAAAATAGCATGGGGTATCCTCTCCAGTTCACAGTTGTGAAGCTCTAGTTCAGCTAGGTTCATCATTTTCTTCAAACTGTTCAGTACCAGGAGTTTAGTCCCGTCATTGTGTACCACCAGCTTGATCAGGTGTGGAGAGAGATCTGTTATGTTGGTCGGGACCTTCGTCAAATTGCTTTTTAGATGCAGAATCTTTAGATGCCTCAGGTCTCTGAGAGATTCTAAACCGATCATCTTGTTGTTTTCAGAATTCAGATTCCCGACCAAGTACAGCTCCCTCAGACTTTTCAACAGGTACACCCAAGTGGGGATCTCGGCTACATCCGTAAACTTGACATGAAGGCACCGGAGGTGGTCACGAAGGAAACTGAACGCGGTCTGCTCGACTTTGGCAGGACAGTGGTAGAAGTGTAGCTCCTGAATGTTGATCATCTGGGAGATCTTGGCTGTTATCCTGGCCTCTGGGATCAGCTCCAGCTTCAGGATCTCCAGATCTGTCAGGTCAAAGACAGCGTCTGGCAAACCTGACAGCATGAAGAGATGGAGCTCCAGTTTGTCCTGAGCGTTGCGGGTTACATGCTGTCTCAGTTTCTCGAATGTCCACTCGTGATTCAAGCTGATCTCCCGCAGCTTGTTCTCACTGACTTCAGAGAGGAAGACACCAAAACGCTTAGAGTACAGCTGGTCGTACTGATCGACCATGTGCAAGAGAAACGCAAAGTCGTTCTTCACGTCAGGAATGTCACTGAAGCTACTTTCCTCTCTGACTTTCTCGAAAGAGTACTCCTTGAGAGGTCGTCGAAAGAGCCAGAAGAGAGTGTATATACAGATGAGGCCGTATATACAGACGAGGGAAATATAGCTGACAAGCAGCTTCCTTAACATGAATGCCATGTTATGTGTGCATTGGAATTTAGTGTATCCAGTTAAATGTTTTATGTCAGGCTCACACACATGGTCAAAATCAATGGCAGCAACAAATGTCATTGTGTAACACAAGATCAAAATGAACTTCACAGTTTTGATCACTGTTTGGGCAACGTAGAGCTTGTAGATCAAATCACTGTCTTCCACGTGGGTACGGAATTTCCTAACCTTTTCAAATAGGGCCTTGGCCTGCTCTCCATCTTTATTGTCTAGTATGGTCATGCATGGGACTTCAATGACAGGCTTATCAGCAGTGAACTTGACCCCAGACTTAGCCAGCATCGGGGTGGACTGGTTAGGACTTCCCTCTTCACTGCTGGTTGAGAAATGTTTTGGCAGGAAAGGGGCACCAGTGAGCCTTTGCTTATTCTCCTCTGAGTCCTCACATGCCGTCTCAGATAATGCTTTGGTCGTCCAAGGAGACTCAAAACACTTCCCCAGAATCCCCACAAAATGCTCTATTTTCGAACAAGTCTTTGGATATTTGAACCAGAAGTTACTGCTGACCATGAGGACGATGGTGTGTATGAGAGCAAGGTATGGGAAGTATTTAGAATACCACGGCAGGGCGACATGGTAGCACATCTGATTGACAAAAACATATTGCTGAAAGTCCAGGTTTGTCCTGAGGCCTGTTGGCAGAGGCTGCTGTCCAACACCACCAGAATGTGTAAAGTGAATCTGATGAACAACACTATCCGGTAGATCCTTAGTCACTAGGGGAGTGGCGGCTAGCGTCACCCTACTTCCTCCGTTCCctgacccagaaccagacccctcCGCTGGCTGCGGTGTTGTGAAGCCGCTGGGGTCCTCTGAAGCTGGTTCCAGGATAGGAAGGCAAACCACCTGGTCTTTGGTTAACTGCATAGTTCCAGAAAATATGGCCAGCATCAGCATGACGACGCCCAGGTAGTCCATAAAGACGTCCCACCATGGTTTCAGGATCCGATaggttggctggatgtcattcAGGGCGGCTACCTCGGTAAGAGTAAACATCACTGCAACAGAAAGCAGACGTATTAATTAAACAGTGACAAACATAATATACACATGATTTAACAAACAAGTGCAATTAAACCTTCCGAAAATGAATTAAGCCCAAAATGTTAAATCTGCGGGATTTACATTACATTAAATGTCTTGATTAGATTCACTATGGGTCCTAATTTGACTACATGCAATTTGGAAAATCAGTCATCACTGATAAACTGCAGAACACACAACATTGAAGAAAATAACAATACATCTTCAAAAACATGAGGCGGCAGGTTGCCTACTGGTTAGcgagttgggccagtaatcgaaaggtcgCCGGAtcaagccgacaaggtaaaaatctgtcgttctgccactgaacaaggcagttatcccactgttccccggtaggccgtcattgtaaataagaatttgttcttaaccaaaTTGCCTAGTAAAGAAAAAAAATTGCATATGGCAACATTCCCTATTATGACTACGGTAGTATTTTTACAACATAGCCTCTAGGCTATCTGCCACTCATTTCTTTCATTACTACATGAACATCAGGGTTGAGACTGGCCAGGGACCTCAAAATACGATATTATtacgatacttaggtgccaataCCATATGTACTGCAATTTTCATGATTCTATATATATTGCGAttcaatactgtgattttattgcaattCGATGtgccaaacatattgctcaccatacagtgcattcggaaagtattcagacctcttaattttttccctcatcaatctacacacaataccccataatgacaaagcaaaaacagttattttatttttgcaaatgtatgaaataaaaaacgaaataccttatttacataaatattcagacactttgctacgAGACctgaaaatgagctcaggtgcatcctgtttccattgatcatccttgagatgtttctataacttgattggagtccacctgtggtaaatataattgattggaaattatgtTGGAacgacacacacctgtctatataaggtcccaaaaaccaagccataaggtcgaaggaattgtccatagagctcggagacagaattgtgtcgaggcacagatctggggaagggtatcaaaaattttctgcagcattgaagttcttcaagaacacagtgacctccatcattcttaaatggaagaagttaggaacccccaagactcttcctagagctggccgcctggccaaacggagcaatcgagggagaagggccttgtacAGGTCggtgaccaagatcccgatggtcactctgacagagctccagagttcccctgtggagatggtagaaccttccagaaggacaaccatctctgcagcactccaccaatcaggcctttatggtagagtggccagacagaagccactcctcagtaaaaggcacatggcagcccgctCGGAGTTCgtcaaaaggcacccaaaggaccctcagaccatgagaaacaagattctctggtctgatgaaaccaagattgaactctttggcttgaatgccaagcatcacatctggaggaaacctggcaccattcctggGGAGTgtcgtggtggcagcatcatgctgtggggatgtttttcagcggcagggactggaagactagtcaggatcgagggaaagatgaatggtgcaaagtacagaggagatccttgatgaaaacctgctccagagcgctcagactgaggcgaaggttcgacttccaacaggacaacgaccctaagcacacagccattaCAATGCAGGAATAGCTACAgtacaagtttctgaatgtccttcagtggcctagcctgagctcggacttgaacccgatctaacatctctggagagacctgaaaatacctgtgcagcgacaatccccaaccaacctgagagcgcttgagaggatctgcagaaaataatgggtgaaactccccaaatacagattagaggtcgaccgattaatcggaatggccgattaattagggccgatttcaagttttcattaacaatcggaaatctgtatttttgggcaccgattttgagattatttgtatttatttttatatatatacctttatttaactaggcaagtcagttaacaacacattcttattttcaatgacggcctaggaacggtgggttaactgccttgttcaggggcagaacgacagattttcaccgtgtccgctcgggggattcaatcttgcaacattacagttaactagtccaatgcaataacgacctgcctctctttcgttgcactccacaaggagactgcctgttacgcgaatgcattaagccaaggtaagttgctagctagcattaaacttatcttataaaaaacaatcaatcataatcactagttaactacacatggttgatgatattactagatattatgtAGCGTGTCccgcgttgcatataatctgactgagcatacaagtatctgacggagtggtggtaggcagaagcaggcacgtaaacattcattcaaacagcactttcgtgcgttttgccagcagctcttcgttgtgcatcaagcatggcgctgtttatgacttcatagctagttagcgcacgctaactagagggacagaagctatactgttacactggcaatactaaagtgcctataagaacatccaatagtcaaaggttaatgaaatacaaatggtgggaaatagtcctataattcctataataactacaacctaaaacttcttacctgggaatattgaagactcatgttaaaaggaaccaccagctttcatatgttctcatgttctgagcaaggaactgaaacgttagcactTACAtaacacatattgcacttttactttcttctccaacactttgtttttgtattatttaaaccaaattgaacatgtttcattatttacttgaggctaaattgattttattgatgtattatattaagtcaaaataagtgttcattcagtatttttgtaattatcattataaaaaataaataaaaaaaggcaGATTAATCGGtttcggcttttttggtcctccaataatcggtatcggcgttgaaaaatcataatcggccgacctctaatacaaatgtgccaagcttgtagagtcatacccaataagactcgaggctgtaatctctgccaaaggtgcttcaacaaagtactgagtaaagggtctgaatacttatgtaaatgtgatatttccgtttttatttttaatacatttgcaaaaatgtctaataacctgtttttgctttgtcattatggggtagtgtgtgtagtagattgatgaggggggaaaaagcaatttaatcaattttagaataaggctgtaacaacaaacaaaaaagttaaggggtctgaatactttccaaagacaCTGTATATccgctgcagagggacaagagagagccatgagaaaacaagttttgatcagtGCTGataaattggcttcctatttaaaaaataagatggagaacaagctatgaagaaCCAGCAGAACAGCAGAGCTCTGCATTTTTTCCCATTTCTAAAGCTAATCGACATAGGCGTAGTCATGACATGTTCCATCTAAAACTCTACTTTATTATCTAATCAAAAACGGTTTGTCATTACTGTCTTTGTTCTTTGTCTTTGCTTGTCTTCGTGATCTCTAGCTGTATACATACCCTTCATCATATGAAAGTTATTTGCGCTTTGATGTGACTAACCCACGCATTAAGAACAAACCCAAAGCCTTACTAAAAACTGACAGCCAGATAGAAAAGATGGCAGGGGAATTAAGAAT harbors:
- the LOC109902740 gene encoding volume-regulated anion channel subunit LRRC8D — protein: MFTLTEVAALNDIQPTYRILKPWWDVFMDYLGVVMLMLAIFSGTMQLTKDQVVCLPILEPASEDPSGFTTPQPAEGSGSGSGNGGSRVTLAATPLVTKDLPDSVVHQIHFTHSGGVGQQPLPTGLRTNLDFQQYVFVNQMCYHVALPWYSKYFPYLALIHTIVLMVSSNFWFKYPKTCSKIEHFVGILGKCFESPWTTKALSETACEDSEENKQRLTGAPFLPKHFSTSSEEGSPNQSTPMLAKSGVKFTADKPVIEVPCMTILDNKDGEQAKALFEKVRKFRTHVEDSDLIYKLYVAQTVIKTVKFILILCYTMTFVAAIDFDHVCEPDIKHLTGYTKFQCTHNMAFMLRKLLVSYISLVCIYGLICIYTLFWLFRRPLKEYSFEKVREESSFSDIPDVKNDFAFLLHMVDQYDQLYSKRFGVFLSEVSENKLREISLNHEWTFEKLRQHVTRNAQDKLELHLFMLSGLPDAVFDLTDLEILKLELIPEARITAKISQMINIQELHFYHCPAKVEQTAFSFLRDHLRCLHVKFTDVAEIPTWVYLLKSLRELYLVGNLNSENNKMIGLESLRDLRHLKILHLKSNLTKVPTNITDLSPHLIKLVVHNDGTKLLVLNSLKKMMNLAELELHNCELERIPHAIFSLTNLQELDLKSNNIRTIEEVISFQHLKRLICLKLWHNKIITIPLSISHVKNLESLYLSHNKLESLPVPLFNLLKLRYLDISHNSIAVIPLEIGFMQNLQHFAITGNKVEVVPKQLFKCTKLRTLSLGHNCIAVLPEKISNLVQLTNLELKGNCLDRLPPQLGQCHLLRRNCLVVEDHLFDSLPLEIKESINQEANMPFANGV